A genomic window from Micromonospora ferruginea includes:
- a CDS encoding DUF3099 domain-containing protein has product MKHQAYQPILITDASRSQDDQLSSRQKRYVLMMGIRVACLVVGAVLVGVQAPLLWLWLSLCALGMAIIPWLAVLLANDRPPKEEHRLANRFQPRGRDETPPMALSAEERPHKVIDAEP; this is encoded by the coding sequence GTGAAGCATCAGGCCTACCAGCCGATCCTGATCACCGACGCCTCGCGCAGCCAGGACGACCAGCTCAGCAGCCGGCAGAAGCGCTACGTGCTGATGATGGGCATCCGCGTCGCCTGCCTGGTCGTGGGCGCGGTCCTGGTCGGCGTCCAGGCCCCGCTGCTGTGGCTGTGGTTGTCGCTGTGCGCGCTCGGGATGGCGATCATCCCGTGGCTCGCGGTGCTGCTGGCGAACGACCGCCCGCCCAAGGAGGAGCACCGCCTGGCCAACCGGTTCCAGCCCCGCGGCCGCGACGAGACCCCGCCGATGGCGCTGTCCGCCGAAGAGCGCCCGCACAAGGTCATCGACGCCGAGCCCTGA
- a CDS encoding low temperature requirement protein A, with product MSEQRGGALLRTTSSAERATFLELFFDLVFVFALTRVSQRLVADVDGAHMTTGVLRTLLLFLVLWHVWTITTWVTSRYEPERLVIQAVVVGVMFGSLVLGVTLPRALEERALAFALTYVVIMVGRPLVLMVALRGHPRRMVPVRLTGWAVATAPLWLVGALVPDLRLPLWVVALAADYLGTFLGWPLPRLGPSRIRSWLVAGEHLAERYQQIFLIALGESILVIGVSYSGERFSGRSAAAFALAFGVTALLWRLYFHRAGHLLVEALRLAGTPGRLAESAAQTHLFMVLGVLTSAVGYELVIAHPYEDADPRWLVFVVGGPALFLAARSRFEYEIFGRVSRSRLIGLVALVLLAPALTTGPALLALGVVAGVLALVALADARRARGAPPESSASPVGREALGEAGPEA from the coding sequence GTGAGCGAGCAGCGGGGCGGGGCGCTGCTGCGCACCACGTCCAGCGCCGAGCGCGCCACGTTCCTGGAGCTCTTCTTCGACCTGGTCTTCGTCTTCGCGCTGACCCGGGTGTCGCAGCGCCTGGTGGCCGACGTCGACGGCGCGCACATGACGACCGGCGTCCTCCGGACGCTGCTGCTCTTCCTGGTGCTCTGGCACGTCTGGACCATCACCACCTGGGTGACCAGCCGGTACGAGCCGGAGCGGCTGGTCATCCAGGCGGTCGTGGTCGGCGTCATGTTCGGCAGCCTGGTGCTCGGGGTGACTTTGCCCCGCGCGCTGGAGGAGCGGGCGCTGGCGTTCGCGCTCACCTATGTGGTGATCATGGTCGGGCGTCCGCTGGTCCTGATGGTGGCGTTGCGCGGACATCCCCGCCGGATGGTGCCGGTGCGGCTGACCGGCTGGGCCGTGGCGACCGCCCCGCTCTGGCTCGTCGGCGCGCTGGTGCCCGACCTGCGCCTGCCGCTGTGGGTGGTGGCGTTGGCGGCGGACTACCTGGGCACGTTCCTGGGCTGGCCGCTGCCCCGGCTCGGGCCGTCCCGCATCCGGAGCTGGCTTGTCGCCGGGGAGCACCTGGCCGAGCGCTACCAGCAGATCTTCCTCATCGCGCTCGGCGAGTCGATCCTGGTGATCGGCGTGTCCTACAGCGGGGAGCGGTTCTCCGGCCGGTCGGCCGCCGCGTTCGCGCTCGCGTTCGGCGTCACCGCGCTGCTCTGGCGGCTCTACTTCCACCGGGCCGGGCACCTGCTCGTGGAGGCGCTGCGGCTGGCCGGCACGCCGGGGCGGCTGGCCGAGTCGGCCGCGCAGACCCACCTGTTCATGGTGCTCGGCGTGCTCACGTCCGCGGTCGGCTACGAGCTGGTCATCGCCCACCCGTACGAGGACGCCGACCCGCGCTGGCTGGTCTTCGTGGTGGGCGGCCCGGCGCTGTTCCTGGCCGCCCGGTCCCGCTTCGAGTACGAGATCTTCGGCCGGGTGTCCCGCTCCCGGCTGATCGGCCTGGTAGCTCTGGTGCTGCTCGCGCCGGCGCTGACGACCGGGCCGGCGCTGCTGGCGCTCGGCGTGGTGGCCGGCGTGCTGGCGCTGGTCGCGCTCGCCGACGCGCGGCGCGCCCGGGGAGCGCCGCCGGAGTCCTCCGCCTCACCGGTCGGCCGGGAGGCGCTCGGCGAGGCCGGCCCCGAGGCCTGA
- a CDS encoding HhH-GPD-type base excision DNA repair protein, giving the protein MTLSLPIDPQANELLARSPLALLLGMVLDQQVPMEKAFSSPYVLAQRLGHEPDARELAGYAPEALVELFARPPALHRFPKAMAARVQEVCRALVDRYDGDPARLWSDASDGGELLRRVGELPGFGRQKAQIFVALLGKRFGVTPAGWREAAGSYGDADAHRSVADVTDPESLRKVREFKQRMKAEAKAAKG; this is encoded by the coding sequence ATGACGCTCTCCCTGCCCATCGACCCGCAGGCCAACGAGTTGTTGGCGCGCAGCCCGCTGGCCCTGCTCCTCGGCATGGTGCTGGACCAGCAGGTGCCGATGGAGAAGGCGTTCTCCTCGCCGTACGTGTTGGCGCAGCGGCTCGGCCACGAGCCGGACGCCCGGGAACTGGCCGGGTACGCCCCGGAGGCGCTGGTGGAGCTGTTCGCCCGGCCGCCCGCGCTGCACCGCTTCCCGAAGGCGATGGCGGCCCGGGTCCAGGAGGTCTGCCGGGCGCTGGTGGACCGCTACGACGGCGACCCGGCCCGGCTCTGGTCCGACGCGTCCGACGGCGGTGAGCTGCTGCGTCGCGTCGGTGAGCTGCCCGGCTTCGGCCGGCAGAAGGCGCAGATCTTCGTCGCGCTGCTGGGCAAGCGCTTCGGCGTGACCCCGGCGGGGTGGCGGGAGGCGGCCGGGAGCTACGGCGACGCGGACGCGCACCGGTCGGTGGCCGACGTGACCGACCCGGAGTCGCTGCGCAAGGTGCGCGAGTTCAAGCAGCGGATGAAGGCGGAGGCGAAGGCCGCGAAGGGGTGA
- a CDS encoding S8 family peptidase — protein sequence MPDVSVPRRRALRALAVTAAAAALTAAASTPALAAPTGQIRYAGAADAVSGSYLVVLKGDAVGAANSRTARTAVPDRAAGLAKRYGGSVGAVWTAALTGYSATMSTGQARRLAADPAVAYVEQDRRVTAQGTQTGATWGLDRIDQRNLPLNGTYTYPNTATNVRAYIIDTGIRTTHSQFGGRATWGTNTVDSNNTDCNGHGTHVAGTVGGSTYGVAKGVRLIAVKVLNCSGSGTTAGVVNGVNWVTSNAVKPAVANMSLGGGVSTSLDNAVANSISSGITYALAAGNSSANACNSSPARVASAITVGSTTSSDARSSFSNYGSCVDIFAPGSSITSSWNSSDTATNTISGTSMASPHVAGAAALVLSANPSYSPAQVASYLTSNATTGKVTNPGSGSPNRLLFVVN from the coding sequence ATGCCCGACGTGTCCGTTCCTCGGCGTCGCGCGCTGCGCGCGCTCGCCGTCACGGCCGCCGCCGCGGCCCTCACCGCCGCCGCCTCCACCCCCGCCCTCGCCGCACCCACCGGGCAGATCCGGTACGCCGGGGCCGCCGACGCCGTCAGCGGCAGCTACCTGGTCGTGCTCAAGGGCGACGCGGTCGGCGCCGCGAACAGCCGTACCGCCCGCACCGCCGTGCCGGACCGGGCCGCCGGCCTGGCCAAGCGCTACGGCGGCAGCGTCGGCGCGGTGTGGACCGCCGCGCTCACCGGCTACAGCGCGACGATGAGCACCGGACAGGCGCGCCGGCTGGCCGCCGACCCGGCCGTCGCGTACGTCGAGCAGGACCGTCGGGTGACCGCGCAGGGCACCCAGACCGGCGCCACCTGGGGCCTGGACCGGATCGACCAGCGCAACCTGCCGCTCAACGGCACCTACACCTACCCGAACACCGCCACCAACGTGCGCGCCTACATCATCGACACCGGCATCCGGACCACCCACAGCCAGTTCGGCGGCCGGGCCACCTGGGGCACCAACACGGTGGACAGCAACAACACCGACTGCAACGGCCACGGTACGCACGTCGCCGGCACGGTCGGCGGCAGCACGTACGGCGTGGCCAAGGGCGTGCGGCTGATCGCGGTGAAGGTGCTCAACTGCTCCGGCAGCGGCACCACCGCCGGCGTGGTCAACGGCGTCAACTGGGTCACCTCGAACGCGGTCAAGCCGGCCGTGGCCAACATGAGCCTCGGCGGCGGCGTCAGCACCTCGCTGGACAACGCGGTGGCCAACTCGATCAGCTCCGGCATCACGTACGCGCTGGCGGCCGGCAACTCCAGCGCGAACGCCTGCAACTCGTCGCCGGCCCGGGTCGCCTCGGCGATCACGGTGGGCTCGACCACCAGCAGCGACGCGCGGTCGTCGTTCTCCAACTACGGCTCGTGCGTGGACATCTTCGCCCCGGGCTCCTCGATCACGTCGTCGTGGAACAGCAGCGACACCGCGACCAACACGATCAGCGGCACCTCGATGGCCTCGCCGCACGTGGCCGGCGCGGCGGCGCTGGTGCTGTCGGCCAACCCGTCCTACAGCCCGGCGCAGGTGGCCAGCTACCTGACCAGCAACGCCACCACCGGCAAGGTGACGAACCCGGGTTCGGGCTCGCCGAACCGGCTGCTCTTCGTGGTGAACTGA
- a CDS encoding DUF7059 domain-containing protein codes for MDRHDMLLSPAGVDALRTALTLADFTANGIAGRLGSQATGGVARNDNRAALRATEDRDRLGTLIRVFICDQTEPEPVVAAALAPLGVDEALAGGIVERHGDGLRAGVDLEPYGDDWWVLADVPASARPGRPLHAEHVLGIGGATQTLIGAAVRRPVETALDLGTGSGVQALHLSTHARRVTATDVSERALRFAATTAALNGQDWELLRGDLVAPVAGRRFDLVVSNPPFVVGPGTTTHVYRDSGRVGDAIGAELAAAAPHLLTDGGTMQYLANWVHVTGEDWAERVTGWFAGTGLDAWVIQREVADPMAYVNLWLTDVGESADPRRMEAWLDWFDAHKVEAIGFGIVSLRRTGHDRPIIRVEDLRQRVEPPLGDRIGEWFDRQDWLRDRDTDGLLAARYRAADGLQLRQEATMGDDGWAVDRQVLAMPRGLRWSEEVDPLVLALVGGADGRLPLRDQLALLAAAHDVTPDELAEAAGPIVAHLVERGLVEPVVD; via the coding sequence GTGGACCGTCACGACATGCTGCTCTCCCCCGCCGGGGTCGACGCGCTGCGCACCGCGCTCACGCTCGCCGACTTCACCGCCAACGGCATCGCCGGGCGACTCGGCTCGCAGGCCACCGGCGGCGTCGCCCGCAACGACAATCGCGCGGCCCTGCGCGCCACCGAGGACCGCGACCGGCTGGGCACCCTGATCCGGGTGTTCATCTGCGACCAGACCGAACCGGAGCCGGTGGTGGCCGCCGCGCTGGCCCCGCTGGGCGTGGACGAGGCGCTCGCCGGGGGCATCGTCGAGCGGCACGGCGACGGCCTGCGCGCCGGCGTCGACCTGGAGCCGTACGGAGACGACTGGTGGGTGCTCGCCGACGTGCCCGCCAGCGCCCGGCCCGGCCGGCCGTTGCACGCCGAGCACGTGCTCGGCATCGGCGGGGCCACCCAGACGCTCATCGGCGCCGCCGTGCGCCGCCCGGTGGAGACCGCGCTGGACCTCGGCACGGGCTCCGGCGTGCAGGCGCTGCACCTGAGCACCCACGCCCGCCGGGTCACCGCCACCGACGTCTCCGAGCGGGCGCTGCGCTTCGCCGCGACCACCGCCGCGCTCAACGGGCAGGACTGGGAGCTGCTCCGCGGGGACCTGGTCGCCCCGGTCGCCGGGCGCCGCTTCGACCTGGTGGTCAGCAACCCGCCGTTCGTGGTCGGCCCGGGCACCACCACGCACGTCTACCGCGACTCCGGCCGGGTCGGCGACGCGATCGGCGCCGAACTGGCCGCCGCCGCGCCGCACCTGCTCACCGACGGCGGCACCATGCAGTACCTGGCGAACTGGGTGCACGTCACCGGCGAGGACTGGGCCGAGCGGGTCACCGGCTGGTTCGCCGGCACCGGGCTGGACGCCTGGGTGATCCAGCGCGAGGTGGCCGACCCGATGGCGTACGTGAACCTGTGGCTCACCGATGTCGGGGAGAGCGCCGACCCGCGCCGGATGGAGGCGTGGCTGGACTGGTTCGACGCGCACAAGGTGGAGGCGATCGGGTTCGGCATCGTGTCGCTGCGCCGCACCGGGCACGACCGGCCGATCATCCGGGTCGAGGACCTGCGCCAGCGGGTGGAGCCGCCGCTCGGCGACCGGATCGGCGAGTGGTTCGACCGGCAGGACTGGCTGCGCGACCGGGACACCGACGGGTTGCTCGCCGCCCGCTACCGGGCCGCCGACGGGCTGCAACTGCGCCAGGAGGCCACCATGGGCGACGACGGCTGGGCGGTGGACCGGCAGGTGCTGGCCATGCCGCGCGGGCTGCGCTGGTCCGAGGAGGTCGACCCGCTGGTGCTGGCCCTGGTCGGCGGCGCGGACGGCCGGCTGCCGCTGCGCGACCAGCTCGCCCTGCTCGCCGCCGCGCACGACGTGACGCCCGACGAACTGGCCGAGGCGGCCGGCCCGATCGTGGCGCACCTGGTCGAGCGCGGCCTGGTCGAGCCGGTGGTCGACTGA